CGCACATCGAATTGCGGGGTGTCGTCAAACGGCATGGCCGACAATCCTTCAAAAGCCACCTTTTCCTTGGCGTGGCAGACATGTGTGGTCAGTCGCAACACGATCGGCATGTGGTGCTGCTTCGACAGGGATACCGCTTCCTTGTAGAATTGATAGACTTCCGTGGGATTGGCCGGTTCCAGAACGGGTGTATAGCTCAAGCGGGCCACATGGCGGTTGTCCTGTTCGTTTTGAGACGAGTTCGCCCCGGGGTCATCCCCCAGGACCACAACCATGCCCCCGATGATGTTCATGAGGCTCAGCTGGACGAATGTGTCCGCCGCAACATTCAGCCCTACGCTTTTAAAAAATACCGTGGACAGGTGGCCATTGACGGCAGCGCCGTAGGCCACCTCCGTGGCAACCTTTTCATTGGTGGAAAATTCGAAATAAAAGGGACACTCATTCGCGGGTATCGAACGGATGGCCGTGGCAATCTCCGGTGTCGGGGAGCCCGGATAGGACGACACCACCCTGGTTCCGGACTCGATCATGGCCCGCACCAGAGCCGTGTTGCCGATAACGATCTCTTCGAACGGTTCTTTTCTGAGTAGCATGTCACCCATTTTTTTCATGAAATTCATCCTTGTGATGACGATAACGTTACGGTTCCATGTTTTTCGGCGGTATGTTTGGACAAACACGATTACCGCCGGTTTGGATGCGGCTGGGGCCGATGGTGAACGACCGCTTGTAGAAAATGCAAATTGCGGCGGGAACTGCAAATACAGAATCAAACCCCCCCGTAAAAGTCAAGGGGGGATTTTGTTTCAAGCTGTTTTCACCTTGATCCTTCGCGGTGTCGCTTTTTCGACCTTGGGAAGTGTCAGCCTGAGGACACCGTTATTGAGCTTTGCGTCTATTTTCGCCTGATCGATCATCTCTGACAGCGTGAACTGGCGATAGAACTTCCCCGATTCGTACTCGGTGATTATATCGACCTCTCCCGGCGTTCTGTAAGCCGCCGTTTCGCCGGCAATGGTCAGCACATCGTCACGAAGATCGATATTCAGATCCTCCGGCCGCACGCCGGGAATGTCAGCCAGCAGTGTAATTTCCCTGTCGGTCTCGAAAATATCCACTTCCGGCGTGAACACGGCGCCGGCCCTGGTCTGCTCCATCGTCCGGCTGGGCCGTGCCTTATCCCTGACCGTCAATTCCTGTCCGTCCGCACCAGTCATGATTCCCCCTGTATAATGATTTTTTTAGGCTTTTCGGCTTCCGCCTTGGGTACGACCACAGTTAGAATGCCGTTGACCAGGCTGGCGTCCACCGTCTCCGGATCGATATCTCCAGGCATCTGCACGATTCGTGAAAAACGTCCGGCCTCCCGCTCCTTTCTGTGGTATTTGACCCCACCTTCCTCCACGGCTATGTGGCGCTCGCCCGAAATGGAAAGGCTGTTTGCCGTCGCTTCGATATCCAACCCATCGGATGTGACGCCGGGAAGCTCGGCATAAAGGTAATAGTTCTCCTTGTCCTCGGCCAGATTGATCGACGGGAAGACGCCGGCAGAAGATGCCTTGAACGCACCTTTCGAAAATCCGTCAATCAGACGGTCCATATTATTCCGCAGGCGCTCCAACTCCGCGAATGGAGACCTGATCCGCCATGCGGGAACACCAAACAGTCTTCTGTAAACCATAGTTCACCCCCCATAGCTTTTAAGCGTGGATGTGCAACGTTTGAATGCAACCACTAAACTTATGATAAATTTCATATCCATGCTGTCAAGGCGATAATATTAAAAAAGGGTTGCATTATTTTTTAGAATATTTAATTTAAGGTAATGAAAATGACAGCGGGCCGCTTGCGCCGACCGGAGGAGCGCAAAACCGTGCCCGCCCTGGAGGCTACACACTATGGATGAAAACAAGGATTGGCAAAGCCATCTGTCGCTGCCGCGTGCACGAACGTCGGATTTGAGAGGCCGGCAGTCCGTGAGGGCGACCTTTAAACTCACCGAGGCCTGTATCGGTGCCATCAGCATCGTTGCCGCCCACCTCGGAATCAAGCAAAAGTCGCTGTTCGATCACCTGGTGGAAGACATCAATGCCCTCAATTCCATCGCCGGCGAATTGAAAAACGTCTCCCTCAGAAACTATTCGCGGGTTCAAAAGACTTACGTGATCAGCCGTAAATCCTTGAGTTATCTGGATGAAGTATCCAAAACCTACAACGCACCCCGGGATGCCCTGGTTGAATATTCCGTTCAACGGCTGCTACCCGTAATCATCAACGAGCAGAAAAAGCATGCCACCCGGAAAAAGATCATGGCCGACATCGCCCTTCACTTCGAAACCGGTCAACACCTGCTGAAAAAGATGGAAAAGGCGCTAGGGTTAGAAGATCCACTCTTCGATAAAATGAGCACATTGATGGCCCAATACGACCAAGCCTACGACAGTATGCGGGCTTTCATTGAAAGGGGAAAGATCATCGAAGAATTTCAGCCCGAAATGTTGCGCAAATTTCTAAAGGGCACCAATAACCGCTAGGTGCCGCCGATACCCGTCTTCCCCTTTTTGGGTTACGTGAAAAGGCAAAGTTTGCATTCTTTGGCGTACCTGAGAAATTCCTCGGCCGTCCAAACCACCACCCCGTCGATCAATTTCGATTCGTCGATCTCCATCATGTCGACGGTCATCTTACAGGCGATCAGTTCGACCCCTTCGATCTGGGCAACTTCTTGAAGATCCTCAAGCGAAGGGATGTTGGCCTTTTCGATCTTTTTTTTCATCATGCCCGTGGCCACCTTCGTCATCCCGGGAATGGCCCCCATGACTCCCGGCGGAAAAAATTTGGCCCTGTCAAAACCGCCTCGCAACACCAGGTTCAGCCCCATGAATGAATAAAAAATTTTGCTGTTCATACCTTGCCTGGCCGCGTTGATGGCCAGGACCAGGGAAGGGTATGCACCGTCAATGGTATCCTTGACACAGATAAACGCTGCTTTTTCTTTTTCTTCAGTCATTTTTTTGCTCCTTTTCATTGAACATGCGTCGTGTTTTTTCTACAGCCCGTCATGGGACAACGTTGTCGCGGGCAGCTTTCACCTAAGTTGAGCGTTACGAATTTTAAAAATGATCAAAATAAAAAAGCGATATCAGCCGAGCCGGCCGTCAGTGTCGCTTCGATGCCTACCGGTTCGAGCGCTGGGAGGAAGCCCACTGTTCCGGTATCCCAAAAATCATTCCGGCATTTCTTCGCACGATCAAACAACACACCTATGGAAGCTGGAAATGAAGCGTGTACTTTTTTACAAAATCGACCGGATTGTAAGACATTTTGGCTTTGCGCAGCCCTTCGTTGTCCAGATCCTGTTCCCTGTTCACGCGTTGAAAACCTGTCTGCATCCTTTCTGCAAACATCTGGTTGATCGCCTGGTAAATGCCCTTGTACCCCGGACTTCCCTTTTCAAAATGGATCAGCAGGGTTGCCGCGGCCAGCTTTTCCCCGATGGTATACGCCACCATGCCGCCGTCCACCATGAGGGCACCGCCTGCCAGGTTTTCGAAGGAGCCCCAGTTTTGTAGAACCCTTGCAATGGCCGCATTCTCGGCGTCCAGCGCCTCCTCTGCCTCGCAGTCGCGCCATGTACACCAATTCTCCTGCATATCCAGGGCCATCCCGGCCAGCTTTTCATCGAGGTCCCGGTATTGATACCCGTAATTTTTCTTGAACTGGTTGAGAAGGTTTTTCTTTTTATGAAACCGATTGCCTTTGAGGGCCACGAGATCCTGCAATGAGTACAGATAATCCCAATGACCCCGCGATTCGTCCGCTTGCACGGCGTCCGCCATTTCCTGCTTCAGCCTGTTCACGAAAAATTCAGGGGCGCGCACCATGGAAATACCCGCCGGCAAGACCTCTGCGACCATCCGGTAAAGCCGGTCCGATTTCCAGTCGCCGACCGGCGCCCAGTATTGCAGGGTCGGCCGGGTCTGCCGGATCCAGACCAGATCCCGGTCAAAAGACCATTCCAAACCGAAATGGGCCGCCCAGCCCCACAGGTTCACGTAGCTGTAATCGGACGCTATGACCGGGGTTGCACGCAACAATTGGAGGTATTCACCCTGGCGTTCAAGGCTGACCGGCTCGAATGCTAGCGCCATCCTACCAGACCTCCGGGTAACCGATGTCGACAAAGGCGTCCTCCATTTTCCGCTTGTGCCCTCTCTCCATAGCCGCAAGATCCAGGAAAACCTCTTTCTTGTCGGGATCCGGGCACTCTTCTGCCAGCTCCGTGTACTGAAGCATGGCCGCCTCTTCTTTTTTCATGGCCAGGGCAATCGCATCGGCCGGTTTCATATCGATGGAAAGCTCGGGTTCGTCAACGGTTTCCGCGACTTTGTAATCGGCCTTTTCGTCAAAATACTGGTCGATCCGATTGCTGACGTAAATTCCCTTCAAAATCTCACGATGCCGCCGCTCCTCTTCTGCAAATAGTGTAAACATCTGTTTCAGGTGAGGGGGACGCAGTTTGGCGGCTGCGTTGGTATAGAATTTTTCGGCTTCCACCTCATTTGCCATTGCAAATTTGATCACATCTTTGTATTCACTTAAATTCATAGGCCTCTCCTTACAATTGCGTTTGTTCGGTGGTATGGATGGTCGGGATCCCGTTTTCATAGGTGAAACGAAAACATCCCCGGACCCCGCCCCCCACCTTATTATGTTGAGATGTCATGCGGCCCCATTTTAGAATGCAATCTTTATGCCAGAAAAAAACATGCCCATTAGAAACCGGTCCGAACATGACCATGGCAAATGCGTGCCCATTTTAAATGTATCGGTTCACAATGAAAGGAGGTTCCCATGCGCTGGAAACAATTTTTTACACCGGTAAAATCGATCGACACCCAAAAGGCCCGGCAATTAATCGAGCAGTCCCCCGATGAAGAAATGACCATTCTTGACGTTCGGCAGCCCAATGAATACGAAGCCGGGCATCTTCCGGGGGCCAAACTCATCCCCCTGCCTGACCTGGGTGACCGGCTGTCCGAAATCGATTCGAACAAACCGACCCTGATCTACTGAGCCTCGGGCGGCCGCAGCCGGGTGGCTGCGCAAATGATGGCCGGAAAGGGTTTCGACACCCTGTACAACATGTCGGGAGGCATCAAGGCCTGGACCAGCAACACCGCCTTTGGCCCCGAAGATATGGGTCTCGAACTCTTTTCCGGCACCGAATCCGTAGCAGAAGTGATTGTGGTGGCCTATTCTCTTGAAGACGGATTGCGGGATTTCTATCTCACCATGGACGATAAAACCGGCAATCCCGATGTCAAGGCGTTGTTCCAGAAATTGGCCGCTATCGAAGTTAAACACAAAGAACGCTTGTTCAAAGCTTATCTCGAAGCCACCGGCGAGACACAATCCGTCCAGGAATTTGAAAGCGGCATCGTAGCCTCGACCGTCGAAGGCGGCCTTACCACGAAAGAATACGTGGATCGTTTTCAGCCTGATTTCGAATCGGAGATCGACATCATCTCCCTGGCCATGTCCATCGAAGCCCAGGCTCTGGACCTATACGAGCGTGCCGCCGACAACACTGGAGATGAAAACAGCAAGGCCGTTCTAAAACAAATCGCCGGCGAGGAACTCGCCCACCTGTCCAGGCTTGGCGAACTGATGGACGAGGTCGTCAGATAGCCGGCGAACATACCATCCCTGCGCCAAAACCAATCGTTACCTGAATTGAGGAGGCGATAGTAAAGGAGTCATACATGGAAAAACATCTTGTGCTGGTCGGCGGCGGCCACGCCCACATGGTTATGCTCTCCAATCTGCACACGTTCATCGATAAGGGGCATACCGTCACGGTTATCGGCCCGTCGGACCATCACTATTATTCCGGCATGGGTCCCGGCATGCTCGGACGAACATACTCCCCGGCGGAGATTCGCTTCGCCACCCGCCAGGTGGTTGAAAAAAAAGGCGGAACCTTTATCCTGGGAAAGGCCGTCAGCGTAGATCCCGAAAAGAAGGCCGTTACCCTCGAATCCGGCGAATGCATACCCTACGATGTCGTATCGTTCAATGCCGGCAGCTATGTCCCCCGCCTCAATCTTGCCGGTACCGTCAGAAACGTGTATGCGGTCAAGCCCATCGAACGCCTGATGCAGGCCCAGGAGAAAATCCTGGAACTTGTCGCCAACCGCAAAATCACCATCGGAATCCTGGGCGGCGGCCCCTCCGCCGCCGAGATTGCCGGCAACCTGTGGCAGTTGACCCTGAATGCCGGTAAAAACAAACCCGCTATCAAAATCTTCGCCGGTAAAAGCTTCATGGCACGGTTCCCGGAAAAAGTGAGAAGCAAGGTGGCCGCATCACTCACCCGGAGGGGCATTGAGATCCTCACCAACGGATATGCTCAGGCCGTCGAAAATCGGCGCATCATTCTGGAAACCGGCGAGGAATTCAGCCTTGATGTCATTTTCCTGGCCATGGGCGTCACGCCCAACGCCATCTTCAGGCATTCGAACCTCGCTACCGGGCCGGACGGCGGCCTGCTGGTAAATGAATTCCTGCAAAGCACCGAACATGCCGATATTTTCGGCGGAGGGGACTGCATCTATTTTCAAAAGCACCCGTTGGACAAAGTCGGGGTGTATGCCGTGAGGCAAAATCCTGTGCTTTACCATAACGTCATGGCCAGGCTCGAAGGTCAGGAGCTGCAGCCTTTCAACCCGGGCGGGGGCTACCTGCTGATTTTTAACCTGGGTGGCGGAAAAGGACTTTTACGCAAAAAGTGGATCACCGTCGGCGGCCGGATGGCATTCATCATCAAAGATTATATCGACCGCAAGTTTATGCGTAAATTTCAGGCGCTGGAAGACTGATTCGCACCGAATGCCTGTGCCAATGGCCGCTGATACGCTTATGGTATCGCCTTCTGAATGTCACCGACAGCCACCAGGTACAGCAACGCACTATCTTTGTTCAGTGCCAGCAGTCTTGCGGCTTCGTCGTCGTAAATCGCGCCGATGCCGCAGACGCCGCAGCCAAGGGCCGTGGCCGCCAAATAGATCCGCTGACCGGCCCTGCCGGCGTTCATCATGGCGTAACGGTACCCCCTGGCCCCGTAATGCCTGTCCAGACAGGACAGGTTTGCCATGAACACAACGTGCAGGGCCCCGTTCTTCAACCATGCCTGATCGAGACAGGTCCGTGCAATTTCCAATCCCAGTGCGCCACCGGAGTCCGAGCTGCTATCGGTCGGCCCATAGGCTCGCCTGACGGCATCCAACAAGTAGATGCCGGGATCGAAGCCCTCGACATTGACGGCCGCAAAGCCTGAAGCGACACACCCGCCATAGACGTCACCATCGTCGGCATCCGGGTGGTTGGATGGGCAGAGGCTTTTCAGCAGGGCCATCGCATGGGACGTGTTCAACGGCCGCGGCACAAAGTTGCGCCGCGATCTACGACGGGCAACGCTTTTTACGTAGCTGTGCGCCTCACGAAACAGGCCTGGATCCCTGAGCGGAAACCATGACCGGGGGGATGTGCCGACCGTCTGGTGGGGAATGGTGCCGTCATCAGCAATCGAGGGTGTTGCCTTGCCGGCCCGATACGCCGCAAGGATAGCATCGTAGCCCTTCTCGACAGCTGCAACCCTGCTGGTCCCGGCCATGTCCTGTAACAGGGTGTGGCGATCTTCGGGTGTGGACGGTTGATCACCGCCGACCGGTGGTTCAGCCGCTCGATGGGCAATCCCATACAGGTTTATGATCGCCAGGCAAACCTCCCGCTTAGCGTCGATCCCCAGGCAACGGGTCATGGCGTCATCATCGAAATCATAGTGCACCGAAGCGCGGAAACCCGTAGCGACGATGGCCAGCACCAGGTTTTCAATCAAATGTCCGGCATCCAGCAGCACATATCGAAAGGCCCGTGCCCTGTATTTCCAGGCGCTCCTGAAAAATATGGCCGTCACCGGCATCGACACCACCGGCAAAGGGCCGCCATGGTTTGTCAGCGCCGCGTCTATCCCTGCAAGCATGGAAACGTCACTGATCTTTTCCAGGGAGGCATCGGGCACCTGAAAGTTGTAAAGCCCGGGATCGAGCCCGTCAACCGATCCGGAAGCGACGTAGATTTCGTTCGGGTAAAGCGCTCCGGCCGAAGGGGAACTTCGAAAAAGCATGGTCTGGCTGCCGTAATGCCTTTTAGCCGTAACGCCGTTGGCCAGCGATAGAATGGTCGCCAGGTCTTCAATATTC
This genomic window from Deltaproteobacteria bacterium contains:
- a CDS encoding Hsp20/alpha crystallin family protein codes for the protein MTGADGQELTVRDKARPSRTMEQTRAGAVFTPEVDIFETDREITLLADIPGVRPEDLNIDLRDDVLTIAGETAAYRTPGEVDIITEYESGKFYRQFTLSEMIDQAKIDAKLNNGVLRLTLPKVEKATPRRIKVKTA
- a CDS encoding Hsp20/alpha crystallin family protein, coding for MVYRRLFGVPAWRIRSPFAELERLRNNMDRLIDGFSKGAFKASSAGVFPSINLAEDKENYYLYAELPGVTSDGLDIEATANSLSISGERHIAVEEGGVKYHRKEREAGRFSRIVQMPGDIDPETVDASLVNGILTVVVPKAEAEKPKKIIIQGES
- a CDS encoding DsrE/DsrF/DrsH-like family protein, with protein sequence MTEEKEKAAFICVKDTIDGAYPSLVLAINAARQGMNSKIFYSFMGLNLVLRGGFDRAKFFPPGVMGAIPGMTKVATGMMKKKIEKANIPSLEDLQEVAQIEGVELIACKMTVDMMEIDESKLIDGVVVWTAEEFLRYAKECKLCLFT
- a CDS encoding phosphatidylglycerol lysyltransferase domain-containing protein, whose protein sequence is MALAFEPVSLERQGEYLQLLRATPVIASDYSYVNLWGWAAHFGLEWSFDRDLVWIRQTRPTLQYWAPVGDWKSDRLYRMVAEVLPAGISMVRAPEFFVNRLKQEMADAVQADESRGHWDYLYSLQDLVALKGNRFHKKKNLLNQFKKNYGYQYRDLDEKLAGMALDMQENWCTWRDCEAEEALDAENAAIARVLQNWGSFENLAGGALMVDGGMVAYTIGEKLAAATLLIHFEKGSPGYKGIYQAINQMFAERMQTGFQRVNREQDLDNEGLRKAKMSYNPVDFVKKYTLHFQLP
- a CDS encoding ferritin family protein, which codes for MNLSEYKDVIKFAMANEVEAEKFYTNAAAKLRPPHLKQMFTLFAEEERRHREILKGIYVSNRIDQYFDEKADYKVAETVDEPELSIDMKPADAIALAMKKEEAAMLQYTELAEECPDPDKKEVFLDLAAMERGHKRKMEDAFVDIGYPEVW
- a CDS encoding sulfurtransferase — encoded protein: MRWKQFFTPVKSIDTQKARQLIEQSPDEEMTILDVRQPNEYEAGHLPGAKLIPLPDLGDRLSEIDSNKPTLIYUASGGRSRVAAQMMAGKGFDTLYNMSGGIKAWTSNTAFGPEDMGLELFSGTESVAEVIVVAYSLEDGLRDFYLTMDDKTGNPDVKALFQKLAAIEVKHKERLFKAYLEATGETQSVQEFESGIVASTVEGGLTTKEYVDRFQPDFESEIDIISLAMSIEAQALDLYERAADNTGDENSKAVLKQIAGEELAHLSRLGELMDEVVR
- a CDS encoding FAD-dependent oxidoreductase yields the protein MEKHLVLVGGGHAHMVMLSNLHTFIDKGHTVTVIGPSDHHYYSGMGPGMLGRTYSPAEIRFATRQVVEKKGGTFILGKAVSVDPEKKAVTLESGECIPYDVVSFNAGSYVPRLNLAGTVRNVYAVKPIERLMQAQEKILELVANRKITIGILGGGPSAAEIAGNLWQLTLNAGKNKPAIKIFAGKSFMARFPEKVRSKVAASLTRRGIEILTNGYAQAVENRRIILETGEEFSLDVIFLAMGVTPNAIFRHSNLATGPDGGLLVNEFLQSTEHADIFGGGDCIYFQKHPLDKVGVYAVRQNPVLYHNVMARLEGQELQPFNPGGGYLLIFNLGGGKGLLRKKWITVGGRMAFIIKDYIDRKFMRKFQALED
- a CDS encoding SagB/ThcOx family dehydrogenase, whose amino-acid sequence is MNAATYHNHTRYSRHRMTPHRLDWENVPLQHKAYHLLHSVELHPSAAAPAASLVDLFDGNTTAAHRAMNIEDLATILSLANGVTAKRHYGSQTMLFRSSPSAGALYPNEIYVASGSVDGLDPGLYNFQVPDASLEKISDVSMLAGIDAALTNHGGPLPVVSMPVTAIFFRSAWKYRARAFRYVLLDAGHLIENLVLAIVATGFRASVHYDFDDDAMTRCLGIDAKREVCLAIINLYGIAHRAAEPPVGGDQPSTPEDRHTLLQDMAGTSRVAAVEKGYDAILAAYRAGKATPSIADDGTIPHQTVGTSPRSWFPLRDPGLFREAHSYVKSVARRRSRRNFVPRPLNTSHAMALLKSLCPSNHPDADDGDVYGGCVASGFAAVNVEGFDPGIYLLDAVRRAYGPTDSSSDSGGALGLEIARTCLDQAWLKNGALHVVFMANLSCLDRHYGARGYRYAMMNAGRAGQRIYLAATALGCGVCGIGAIYDDEAARLLALNKDSALLYLVAVGDIQKAIP